A region of the Bradysia coprophila strain Holo2 unplaced genomic scaffold, BU_Bcop_v1 contig_232, whole genome shotgun sequence genome:
GGTTCATCTGAGGCGGCCGCATGTTTCTAACTAAGTTGATAAAGTGATTCGAGCGTTCACACCGTATTATCCTATAAGATGTCGATGCAGATGATTACAGATTCATATCGCGAGCACTGAACATAAAACACAAATATTAATTATAGACCGGactaattacaaaaattaaagcttttgataaactaaaaaaaaacaatttgccGTGcgaattaaaagttttttttttcttttcataaatttaattgatttgatGGTGTCAACTGGCGGCgggtttaaatttaaatcataAATCTAATTTATTGTTTCGCCACACATCTTTCATGTCATCAGTAATTATTgtcacaataaattattatttaaattatcgtATGCATCAATTAAACtaacgagattttttttattcacttcACTTCTTGTGTTTCTGGtgaattttacacattgaAATAAGtattctaaaattttatcttaatcttttgttttcattagaatttttttaatgctcAACATTTACTTCCtaaatatgaattttgtttgtttacttgCTGTGTATTTTTATCCCACACCGAAATTGAATTCTATGATATGATACTGCTGctcttaatttttcttttgctttgtttttattttattttttattcttgctgttaatttcatttaatttaagaTTAATGATTCAAGTCGTTTGTAATGATGGGTGCAGAGAACACATTTTTATAGATGAAAATTTATAGTTGATTCATTTAACACCTTAAAGTaggcaaaaaataataaatttttaaataaatggttTTGATGGTGGGTATAATGTTGTTTATTGACTGAGAATTGTGGAATGATCAGAAACGAATTcgattaatttaaaacaaatcaTTTGTAAGGTTTTTCGGTTTGAACTCAACTTTAATGAGATTTATGGATGGTGATAATTTTGCACATTTCCTCATAGACGAGAAGACATTTGGGTGTGTGTTTAATAAACACTGTTTATGGCAACATATtacatcaattaaaatcagaaaaatgaTTAGTTGGTATATGAACGTACACTGGAGTACAACTCAATAATGGAAGCTTAATATTGGgaatttaaattctgaaaGAAGATGCAAATAGTCTTCATTACACTAGGTTTGGAAATAGTGCAAAATAGTACGTTGTGTTTTAATGTAGATTTTTTAgcactcgctccgctcgtataGAAAACTTTTATCGTGCAGTAATACTACATTACTTACCAAggtattttattgaaaaacttgaaaagttttggaaaaagtcaacTTTACATCACGTTTTCACataaagactatttgcacaaacacgacagagtaaagttaaccaggcaggagcgcttgtttgactagggacctgattaatctagtagcccttgatattctgcgaataaaatttttcaatttatgtcagtgttcatttgagttcattttcatcccatgtattaggtcccttatttgacgtttcgaaaatgaaccgctcctgcctggtttattttactctgccgtggcaCAAATAGTGTGAAAGAGGCTGTTTGcatccggatttttttttaagtcttGGGAAAGTGTTGAaaagttacaattttaaatcatttgaaaCATTTGTATAATTCATGTTTTTGAAATCTAAGGCGGGAGCGCCTTTGCCATAGGTGATAATGGATAAGACATTCCACCGGTATTTTttgagattttacaaaaatgaaggaaattttAATAGTAATTTGGACCAGCAGATACGTTTTTATACGGTTTCACCTCACACGCACGTTTATATGAGTGCACCTGCTGAAAAACAGATAAAGCAAATTCCCATCTAAACTTCACAGCCGTCCACTATTagtattaaaagaaaatacgtGAAATCGCAGAAATCGAAGCTTCTTTCTGAGATAACGAATTAGTTCACCATAAGAAATAAGTTGTTAACTCAATAGATGGAATTGAAAGgttcagaaatttttgtaaacttgAATCCTTCTTCAGAAAGGGAACCTTGAATGTTCGTTGCGTCTCGATTGGTCCAACGAATTGACATATATCATTCATGACAATCTGCTTTGTAAAAGACGCATGACTTACCTTTCTTCCTCGGGCTCTTCAATCGAATGTGTCATTGTTTCTGGCAGAAATACAACGATAGCCCCTCCAAATAAACTCCATGCGCTCAAAATTGACATCAAATAGTGCGGCTGTATTTTATTCTAGAAAATTggagaaaaacattttggaacTCGCTCATCGAAACGAAAGAGGCTACAAAATTACCAGCATTGATAAGTAAGGAACAATAATAAGTGCTATGCCACCAGCAACATTGCACGCACCAACTCCTGCGTTACGTATCGCCGTTGGATAAAGTTCAGCGGTGTAGACGGGCATTATGGTGTTGCCCGCGCTTATTGTGAATTTGCCTGCGATTGATTTGTCGCatttagtaaaataaaaatcgtcctCACACTTGAGAAGAAAAATCTCTAATTGGTCGAAACGAAGATCTCTATTTCAAGTGTGAGGCCATCTTACCTTAAGTAAAAATTCAATCGTAACTTCGTCTATGCAAACGATTCACTTTACAGTGTACAGTAAAGTCAACACCTCAAATTAACATCTATCATCTACCGTCTTAACCGTACGAAATTACGAAATCATTCAATTGAGATTTATGTTAAATTACCGATCATAAGCAGCGTTATTTTCAACCATTCCAAATCGTCCTTTCCTTCTGCAATGGCTGAGCACAGACACGATATTCCAGCGAGGAAAAATGTAGCACAAAAGATCCATTTTTTACCTACTTTCATAATGATAAAAATTGCTAATGCGATGGCGGGAATCTCGACTAGACCTGCTAGagcctttttggaaaaaaaaaacggaaaataaaagaaaaatgaaaaagagcTGAAATCCTTGAGAAGATagacaaaacaaataaaaatttgtttaaaaatagtCTTCGTACTTAAACCATTCAACACATTGTTATCGTAGAGACAATAGACATGAGAAATTTGAGAGAAATATCTTGAACCCAGACGCAAACCTTACTCTTGCGATTCACAAAAGATGTAGACACTTTCGCTATGACTCCATAAACTGTAATTAAAGGAGGATAACTCAAAATATTTGAGATGTACCATACACGGCACGACTCATAGTTGAAAAACAAACAGCAATCACATATAGAAAACAATAGATTGCGTCTGTAGCTATTTTTTTATACTCATTTTGTAAGTGCTACCGCCTCATTAAGGTTATAGCTGAACACGGATAGAAAGATAAGCTTTTGGTGAGGAAAACGATAGCTAAAAGAGAAAACCAATCTATTGAGCGTGAAAATCGACAATATAAACCTGAAGAGAGGGTAATGTAAATCGATAAAAAAGGTCTTGCCGAAGAAATCGATCGCAGCGCTTGGTAGAACTCCGTCAGTGCTGCAATACTTTTTCGATATTCTAGATATGCAgattaaatagcctcaatcCAACTCCTCGGGGAGCGTGTGTGTAAGTAGaattgaggctatttaatgCACATCATTTAACATTGCCGTTGAAACGGTAATGCTGATGATACACGAGTAATAGAAAATCTGTTTCGACCAAAGTTTGTTAACAAATTGTCTTCTATATTGGTAATTTCGAAGTTTGTGCCATAATACGAAAGAAAAGTTTGTATACAGCAGGagccgataaaaatatttttgtgtacctgttttggacgattgatttaaggcaatttcgcggattgtaggccgaacgaagtgaggtctacaagcgaaagtgccttaaatcaaccgtcccaaacaggtgcacatgtgagttttcatgcagagggccggaaacccgagaaaattcgaaaaattaccctcattttcggccaaGAAGCATGAAAATAACCATAACTGTCAGCATGTGTTAACATATTTGAGTGAaagtttaatttcatttcgtttatgaTTCACCAGATATGTACGGGAAGGTACTGTCACTGCATTGAACAATACACCTATTGAGCTCACAGATAGAAACAGAAAGCGCTCGTTAATCGTAAGGGTTAATATCAACGAAATCTACACCAACCTTAAAATTCGaagcaaaataaatataattcttCGGAGTAACAGTTTTAAAAATAAGAGAAGAAAACATTCGATTATATGTTACTGCGCTGTGAACTCTCACATGATAATTATCTTTTATTTACACTATCGATTGGAACTTGTTGGCATAGCTTTTAAGTCTGTagacaaattaaaaatgtgacAAGAGATTTACAGACGAAATATACAAACTAtatgagaaaataataaaagaaaagaaaataattttgcgcGCCTTAAttatagataaaaaaaaatgaaagaaaaattttttcatCCTGTGACAAATATGTTTCGGAGACATTTTGGCCGTCggccaaaaaaatgtgtggCAGCTTCATTTGTAATCAAATTCAAACACTTTGTGTTGTTATGTCGTTAACAAATATGTGAGATATTACGATTcagaaaatccaaaaaaaatataacaaagaaaatatttggtttaTCGTGTGTATGTTCCGCCTGGTGATGTTCGAAATTGGCTGTATCAAACGttatttgaaatgtttataGGAAGCAGTGGTTGCAGGAGAGTTCTCTTGTACAAAAACGGCAGCAAATACAAGTAAAGTAAGCAAAGGAGGTATGTACTGGTACACAAATAGGCTACGTAGATCACTGAGGCAGTAAACACAAAAATCGAGgactatttttttggaaactatttttccatattttctcaaattttccaaaattttcccattATCTGTTTCCAgacaaattaagaaaaatgttttaccaaaataggtacagtcagaggcagtgaaattttcgcatgaattttcttcagctgttttctAAACTGTTTGTacatacgtctttatacgtaTGATGAGTATGAACAGTTCTGATTGTATTTGGGAAACAGTGCCTGACTGGCCACCAAAAGGCCTTTCGGTGAAAACGGGAAAAAGCCcgtaaaattcgaaaaaagacCCATTTCTTATGTAATAATCCAACAGgtccttcgggaatcgcccgaattCCCAGTATGGACAGTTCGGCACTgctggatcagctgaaaaacagctgaatcaaattcatgCTATAATTACACTGCCTCTACTCTAACTGATGGTCTGATAAGaaagtgatatttttgatTGGCCCTTTTATGAAAAAAGTCGAGACTTACTTGAGAAGGTAAAAAAGTTTGGTAAGAGAGTCAGATGATCGGTAAAGAACTGGTGAACAGGCATAGGGAGATcaggaagtttttttttattgaatgcgTAACAACCATTTCAGGCATTCGATGACAACACGTCTTAAATTAGTTAGAAATAAACTTGTGCCACACTCACCGTATTCATGTATACATTGCCACCGAACGAGTTCATATTGAGGATCATTCCATAGTACACCATGTTCATTGTGAACCAAATGCATAGGAAGCAAATTGTTATCAATCGCAAATACTTTGTTCCGAACAGTTTCAGGCATCCCTCGTCGCTGTCCTCCTCAATCGGCGGCTTTAACAATTTGTCCATATTTGGCGGAAGTTCGCGTCCATTAAATTCTGCCGCTGCTTTTATAATTGCCTTCACCTCACTAATCCGACCCTTGCACAACAGCCATCGAGGCGATTCGGGAATTACGAACCTTTTGATGGGGTTTTTTTGGATTAGAAACGTTTCGGATAATAAATCAATCAGAAAATTACCacagaaaacataaaaatatgcCCGGAACACCGATGACTAATTGCAAATTTCTATGATCTTGAGTTAAGTAAGCGATCCCCGAAATGATCATGTAGGACACAGGCAACGGAAACAGATTGTACATTCCAGCAACTGTTGTTATTGGatagataaacaaaaatgagtTTGCAGTTAAGAAAGCAACAAACAACACGAGCCCATTCAACGCATTTCAAGCATACGGGAGGTACTTATTTTAAAGGATCTTTAATCAGAATCAGATGTTTCGGCAAATCATGCCAAATTTTGTTCACTTTAACTAACTGAGAAAGCCCATTATTGACCCTCATGACGGGGTAAAGTATATGCAGTCTGGAGTGCGGTTTTCGCATTGACtttgattttacatttttggtaaaaacTTTGGAGCTTGTACAGGTGGCTTTGGTCATTAGATTTAGCTCTACTCACTCAGTCTGGACGAAAAAGTGTTCGTATCATATGATGAACAGATATTCTTCCTTGTCTACAGTATTACAATTCCTTTTTGGCACAATTATTCCTCCTTAGAAATTCTCTCTGGTACTAAATTTTGTCTCTGGTAGATTTCTACTCCTTGAAAATTCGTATGACTCATATCTCATTGACTGGAAAACTGTGGTTGAGAGACACACATTCATTTACCTTAATCAAGCTATCGCTAATTAATTGCTCTTAAATGAGAACATCTCTAGTTTGACACACCAGTTCCATACGAGTCATTAAGGACCCATTCTTCACAGTTGATTGTGAATCCGTTTCTGTTTACGTTACGTCACAATTCTGATTGGTAGCAAGAGAGGAATAAAACGGAGTTACAacggagagagagagagagagacctaaaacaatttacaattgTATTACGTAAGTGAATAAAATACCGAAACATTCGTTACGAAAGCCGTACATGTTTGCGAATAAAAGAATGAGAAATGCTCAagcgtttgtttgttttttttttttttttggtaaaccTCTGACGGATACCACCACAACTAATTTTACTCGCATTACACAAACTTCATTATACTTACTCGTTCTCCATTTACCATCGACAAATTCAATAGCCAGAATCAAACCTGCATATGTGACCGACACCGACACCACACCAAGCAGTGCCCTTAAAGCTAAGTACACCTCAAACGAATTGGGAAAATACAGAGCAATGCCTGTTTGCGAGTAAgacacgaaaagaaaaaattccgatATATCAAAAGATGAAATCGAATCTACTTACTCACCGAAAATTGTTTGCAAAACCACCGAAATGAAAAGCATCGTTTTTCGGCCAAATTTATCCGACAAATAACCGCTGATTATGCCACCTGTGGCCACACCAACgagaaaaaacatttcagcCACGGTTTTCCTGTACggaaaatttcgtttgttttaattaatcgAAATCATTTTAACGCTAAGCGATTAGATCTAGAAATTAATTACGAGTTTTTCGTTCATCgcacaaaataaacaacaaaatttccgAACGCATAATTTACGTACATGTACTCTTTGTCGCACACCAAATTCCATTCCGATGTCCATGTGTTACCCAAATTATCGTTTTCGTCGAATTCCCACGAGACGCATTTCATTCGTTGCGTTGTATTGTACAGTCCTTCCTTCAGCCAAGTGAAATGattagaaaaacaaatttttttccgacGGAATGCGGTCTAACGTTAAATTCTTTGAACTTTCGTTTACTTTCGAAGAGTAGTCCCAACGGCTTTccctattttattttcaaagttaCGGTCCAGGCATACGGCATCAATCAGtagaaatttgtagaaatcagaaattttttgagcATTGCAATCGTAAAAGGTCGCACTATCTAAAACTGGGACTCGTATTTCGTTCAGAGGTGCTGGAAATATTGCGGTATGGAgtcaaattttaacaattctTCAAGGCATAGGCTAGTAGTCTTAAGTCTTGGTATGTTAACCGAACTAACCAATTTGGATGCTTCTCAATTCAAAGCAAACATGCCACAAGTATTATAGTGTGAGCGTTTGCAGTTCTTCCACGATAGTCTTGgaatttctttcgattaatttttggACTTTTTAATTTGACATTCGGAAGCGATAGTGTTGTGACAATAATAATTTGCCTTAACAACCCACGAAGGGTTTGAGGTCAGGTCTTATTGCCACACATTTACTGCTTGCGGTCCATTATGACTGCTTTTATAGCTGAGCGACAGACCTAGTGCCATCTGTAATGTACTAGGAGCAAAACTAGTCGAATACTTAAGCTGATTCAATCAGCtctgtttcattttttaattggaGAATTGAGATATATTCGTTACCTTGTGAAGGGTAAAGTGTTAAGTAAGTTTTGGAATCTTTTGCCATTGGTGACCACTATCTCAAGTAAACAATTCCGTCTCCCAAATTTGTAACAATAAACATTCTCTAACCTTTACGTCCTTGTATGACACATCATTCCAATTCGATCTGTATTTGGTACAGCCGTCTGACGAATTACTTAATGATATCCATTCATCTACAGTTACTTCATTAAATTGCTGTGGTCTCTGGCaccaaaattttttatcaGCAGCCTACAACAACAGAAATGTAACAATTCATTCGATTCAATAGCAAACTGtgcagaatttttattgagtttcaattatcataaaatttgaaaaattcttatTATAACCCATCGACGAGTGTATGAAACTCAATTTGAAACGGaggaatttaataaaaattgaacgCGCTAATGCCTTTCATTTGTGTTAAATTAATTGCATTCAGAATctgtttttcgattaatttgaatatattgcGCCGTTCTACTTTCCGCATATTTCGTGcatttggttttttgttttttattttgaacaattaAAGTCGTTCAATATTAAACCGAGACAGTAAATGGAACGGTGAAATGTTTTGCTTAGCTTttaaaaatctatttcaaTGCTCGATCTTTCATAAAAGTATTAAGTACCTTTCATGAGTTTTAACATAGCACTTTGAATCAAAGTCTTTGATGCTGTTTATACCAACGTCAAACTCGATGAATTTAGTGATACGAGTCTTAGCTTGCTTGAGATGTTAATGCTTCGGACACTGAAATGCAACGGTTTATAACAATATAAGTTGCGCCTAAGTCCGAAATTGCTGTCATCACTGAGATCCATTTACGTATTTTTAATTCAGTGCTGCCAGCCaggtacctttcaaatgattaCACGTATAGGTGCCTTCTTGGATAGCCAACTCAATcttctgtcaaatttgacgtttataacaaaagaaatttaaaacgtACACGTCGCTGTGTGTAATGACACTTACGCAC
Encoded here:
- the LOC119076888 gene encoding organic cation transporter protein isoform X1 — protein: MTPDENSIMLHTSHECDGIVGVVGENDAESIECSQYNIANNGATDARDSAKMHNVKSTVTTHQSAQLNAVRHRHPHEECDIIGELMGHYGKYQFFMTFLLSLFQVPNTFHISSPIYQAADKKFWCQRPQQFNEVTVDEWISLSNSSDGCTKYRSNWNDVSYKDVKEGLYNTTQRMKCVSWEFDENDNLGNTWTSEWNLVCDKEYMKTVAEMFFLVGVATGGIISGYLSDKFGRKTMLFISVVLQTIFGIALYFPNSFEVYLALRALLGVVSVSVTYAGLILAIEFVDGKWRTIAGMYNLFPLPVSYMIISGIAYLTQDHRNLQLVIGVPGIFLCFLWFVIPESPRWLLCKGRISEVKAIIKAAAEFNGRELPPNMDKLLKPPIEEDSDEGCLKLFGTKYLRLITICFLCIWFTMNMVYYGMILNMNSFGGNVYMNTALAGLVEIPAIALAIFIIMKVGKKWIFCATFFLAGISCLCSAIAEGKDDLEWLKITLLMIGKFTISAGNTIMPVYTAELYPTAIRNAGVGACNVAGGIALIIVPYLSMLNKIQPHYLMSILSAWSLFGGAIVVFLPETMTHSIEEPEEERC
- the LOC119076888 gene encoding organic cation transporter protein isoform X2, giving the protein MHNVKSTVTTHQSAQLNAVRHRHPHEECDIIGELMGHYGKYQFFMTFLLSLFQVPNTFHISSPIYQAADKKFWCQRPQQFNEVTVDEWISLSNSSDGCTKYRSNWNDVSYKDVKEGLYNTTQRMKCVSWEFDENDNLGNTWTSEWNLVCDKEYMKTVAEMFFLVGVATGGIISGYLSDKFGRKTMLFISVVLQTIFGIALYFPNSFEVYLALRALLGVVSVSVTYAGLILAIEFVDGKWRTIAGMYNLFPLPVSYMIISGIAYLTQDHRNLQLVIGVPGIFLCFLWFVIPESPRWLLCKGRISEVKAIIKAAAEFNGRELPPNMDKLLKPPIEEDSDEGCLKLFGTKYLRLITICFLCIWFTMNMVYYGMILNMNSFGGNVYMNTALAGLVEIPAIALAIFIIMKVGKKWIFCATFFLAGISCLCSAIAEGKDDLEWLKITLLMIGKFTISAGNTIMPVYTAELYPTAIRNAGVGACNVAGGIALIIVPYLSMLNKIQPHYLMSILSAWSLFGGAIVVFLPETMTHSIEEPEEERC